The following are encoded in a window of Podospora pseudoanserina strain CBS 124.78 chromosome 6, whole genome shotgun sequence genomic DNA:
- the sap62 gene encoding CWF complex protein sap62 (EggNog:ENOG503NVSR; BUSCO:EOG092653YS; COG:A), which yields MDYQNRAGSKFGGGGVASHSATNADRRERLRKLALEQIDLDKDPYIFKNHLGSFECRLCLTVHQNDGSYLAHTQGKKHQTNLARRAAREQKEGKGEIDPTTGLPVGVVGAGFAALGLGAGGPRKNVVKIGRPGYKITKVRDPITRQQGLLFQLQYPDIGVGVTPKWQVMSAFTQRVEEPDRNFQYLLVAAEPYETCGFKIPARELDKREDGRQFEFWDPDSKEYWVQIMFMTEREERFNAAPGLTGRR from the coding sequence ATGGACTACCAAAACCGCGCCGGCTCCAaattcggcggcggcggggtaGCCTCCCACTCAGCCACCAACGCCGACCGCCGCGAGCGCCTCCGCAAGCTCGCCCTCGAGCAAATCGACCTCGACAAGGACCCCTACATCTTCAAGAATCACCTCGGCTCCTTCGAGTGCCGCCTCTGCCTGACGGTCCACCAGAACGACGGCTCCTACCTCGCCCACACCCAAGGCAAAAAGCACCAGACCAACCTCGCCCGCCGCGCCGCCAGGGAACAAAAAGAGGGCAAAGGGGAAATCGATCCCACTACCGGCTTACCTGTCGGAGTCGTCGGCGCCGGCTTTGCTGCCTTGGGTCTTGGCGCTGGCGGGCCAAGGAAGAATGTTGTCAAGATTGGGAGGCCGGGGTACAAAATCACAAAGGTCAGAGATCCGATCACGAGACAGCAGGGCTTGCTGTTTCAGCTGCAGTATCCGGATATCGGGGTGGGAGTTACGCCCAAGTGGCAGGTCATGAGTGCGTTTACgcagagggtggaggagccggATAGGAATTTTCAGTATCTTCTCGTCGCGGCGGAACCGTACGAAACCTGCGGGTTCAAGATTCCTGCCAGGGAGCTGGACAAGAGGGAGGACGGGAGGCAGTTTGAGTTTTGGGATCCGGATAGCAAGGAGTATTGGGTGCAGATCATGTTTATGacggagagagaggagaggttcAATGCCGCGCCGGGCTTGACGGGGAGGCGGTAG
- a CDS encoding hypothetical protein (EggNog:ENOG503P079; COG:S) gives MVKIAIAGATGNVAQEVTEALVATGKHKLLLLTRTDTAELSSNNAFPNITWITTDYDGLDGLSETLQGVDTVLSFIVTHSDPGNTAQKNLINASVRAGVKRFAPSEWATSSFEHLPWYAGKAEIREYLAELNKDKKASHSVLEYTFFQPGQFTDYLCYPYKSSKHIHPFQTQIDFHARRAIILEDSEDARITWTTAKDLANVVAKAVEHEGEWPVVGGIRGDEVTIGEIIALGEKIRGGPFIVEKLKAEDIKAGIVKSSWLPVVDHPSLSPAAVEAMAKGFLSGMLLGISAGVLKVSNEWNRLLPDYEFTRAEEFLTEVWESKP, from the exons ATGGTGAAAATCGCTATTGCAGGTGCAACCGGCA ACGTCGCCCAAGAGGTGACCGAAGCCCTCGTCGCCACTGGAAAGcacaagctcctcctcttgacaAGAACTGACACAGCGGAGCTTTCTTCCAACAACGCCTTTCCCAACATCACATGGATCACAACGGACTATGACGGCTTGGATGGATTGTCGGAGACTCTCCAAGGAGTTGACACTGTCCTATCCTTCATCGTCACCCACTCAGACCCGGGGAACACTGCTCAAAAGAATCTTATCAATGCCTCGGTCCGTGCCGGAGTTAAACGTTTTGCGCCCAGCGAGTGGGCAAC GTCCAGCTTCGAGCATCTCCCGTGGTATGCCGGCAAGGCAGAGATCCGAGAGTATCTCGCCGAGCTAAACAAAGACAAGAAGGCAAGTCACTCA GTGCTCGAGTACACCTTCTTCCAACCAGGGCAGTTCACAGACTACCTCTGCTACCCCTACAAGTCCTCCAAGCACATTCACCCGTTCCAAACCCAGATCGACTTTCACGCCCGCCGAGCTATCATTTTGGAGGACAGTGAGGACGCGCGAATCACCTGGACTACAGCCAAGGACCTTGCAAATGTCGTCGCCAAGGCTGTTGAGCACGAGGGCGAGTGGCCTGTTGTTGGCGGTATCAGAGGAGACGAAGTAACCATTGGTGAGATTATCGCGCTTGGTGAGAAGATTCGGG GGGGTCCCTTCAtcgtcgagaagctcaaagCAGAAGACATCAAAGCCGGGATTGTCAAGAGCTCTTGGTTGCCTGTGGTTGACCacccctctctttctccagCAGCAGTTGAGGCTATGGCAAAGGGCTTCCTTTCTGGAATGCTTCTGGGTATCTCTGCTGGAGTGCTGAAAGTCTCGAATGAGTGGAATCGGTTGCTTCCAGATTACGAGTTCACTAGGGCCGAGGAGTTTTTGACTGAGGTCTGGGAAAGCAAGCCGTAG
- a CDS encoding hypothetical protein (EggNog:ENOG503PH5H): MYTYLHCDQLSKQSPPIKSEKRTRKMTSINDIQEKTHPEPSVSHSGPSPELKKATPTLRPSALFRNPFCYKSMAVQSSPGKLPAFLMITTLLCLATLGAASPLINPEEQRPAEVPPIAPDHPAYHPAVSQPHHESGEEGEHQPEQPAHHISFPRPRREFREKEHRPSYEEHRPEGQHHAEEHQPEGQYPPEQSHTEETHHPKGDHLEVSRLEENHAEEHRPEGFHPEVHIRSSLLEPPAPLPAGAYTPSTPCPPSLEGQWNCMLTSWQRCGSGIWSAVMPTAKGTQCAPGGIAHELKTVLAPDYPPSAKPNPDQPQLPRPQGNTDGWAQGLPPRYSEGGRLGVSMGLAIAGVVVVVVAGLT, translated from the coding sequence ATGTACACTTACTTACATTGTGATCAACTTTCGAAACAATCACCTCCTATCAAATCGGAAAAGCGAACTCGCAAGATGACCTCCATTAACGACATCCAAGAAAAGACCCACCCGGAACCGAGCGTCTCGCATTCCGGACCCAGCCCagagctcaagaaggccaCTCCCACCCTCCGGCCGTCAGCGCTCTTCCGGAATCCGTTCTGTTACAAGTCAATGGCCGTGCAATCAAGCCCGGGAAAGCTTCCGGCTTTCCTCATGATCACAACTCTCCTCTGCCTCGCCACTTTGGGAGCCGCCTCCCCTCTTATCAATCCCGAGGAGCAGCGTCCTGCCGAGGTTCCTCCTATTGCCCCTGATCACCCTGCCTATCACCCGGCAGtttctcaaccccatcacgagtctggagaggaaggagagcaCCAGCCTGAGCAACCCGCCCATCACATCTCCTTCCCTCGACCACGCCGCGAATTTAGAGAGAAAGAACACCGCCCATCCTACGAGGAGCACCGGCCGGAGGGCCAACACCATGCCGAAGAACACCAGCCAGAGGGACAGTATCCTCCCGAGCAATCCCATACCGAGGAAACCCACCACCCGAAAGGGGACCACCTTGAAGTGAGCCGCCTGGAGGAGAACCACGCCGAGGAACACCGCCCCGAGGGATTCCACCCAGAAGTCCACAtccgctcctccctccttgaaccccccgcccccctcccagcagGCGCCTACACCCCCAGCACCCCCTGCCCACCCAGCCTCGAAGGCCAATGGAACTGCATGCTCACCTCCTGGCAGCGCTGCGGCTCAGGGATCTGGTCCGCCGTGATGCCCACCGCAAAGGGGACACAGTGCGCTCCTGGAGGGATCGCCCATGAGCTCAAGACTGTCCTTGCTCCCGACTACCCTCCTTCTGCCAAACCCAACCCTGACCAGCCACAACTGCCTAGGCCTCAGGGGAATACTGATGGGTGGGCGCAGGGTTTGCCGCCTAGATACAGCGAGGGCGGTAGACTTGGTGTGTCGATGGGGTTGGCGAttgcgggggtggtggtggtggttgtggctgggttgacgtaa
- the TIM54 gene encoding mitochondrial import inner membrane translocase subunit tim54 (BUSCO:EOG09263XVS; COG:U; EggNog:ENOG503NZTX) yields the protein MAEPTPPAQPSAPVTPPAAEVAEKAAKAPERNRALRMLGLPALPKKLPSRNWMIFWTLSTAITAGIIYDKREKKRAIAKWRHAVEHLAKEPLPSHNALSELRKITIYLSAPPGDGLRTAQDHYTEYVKPILAASGLDWEFVQGRRDGDVRAYTAEKIRRHRKQVDSGEVEPELPDEPTKEEIIAAHRKIRGIKDYDGIKGDIVIGRHTWKEYLRGLHEGWLGPLTAPPLPIPEPLPTAESDSEKSEEDKKKEEEEKKKEEESKPKRPPQPRPYNTPADYPSSPLPSSIPNEFSPVAPVREPHLLGFLSTPTRLYRFFNRRHLADEIGRDVAAVCLAHYRHFSEQSGEDQEYEQEEVLAFEEKDWIKSLWKEAGDEPEHVKEREKAGITEVVRARPLVLDPRIAERMRRFELSKEDVERVAKIVVPEEEIEGWTKGKFRQLYRWGKGKVMGEEKRSNVEDVD from the exons ATGGCagaaccaacaccaccagcgcaGCCGTCGGCGCCGGTAACACCGCCGGCGGCTGAGGTGGCCGAGAAA GCTGCCAAAGCTCCCGAAAGAAACCGGGCCCTCCGCATGCTGggcctccccgccctcccaaAGAAGCTCCCTTCCCGAAACTGGATGATCTTCTGGACCCTTTCCACCGCCATAACTGCCGGCATCATCTACGACAAACGCGAGAAGAAACGAGCCATCGCGAAATGGAGACACGCCGTCGAGCACCTCGCCAAGGAGCCCCTGCCTAGCCACAATGCCCTCTCCGAGCTCCGCAAGATCACCATCTATCTCTCCGCTCCCCCCGGCGACGGCCTCCGCACCGCCCAAGACCACTACACCGAGTACGTCAagcccatcctcgccgcctccggCCTCGACTGGGAGTTTGTCCAAGGCCGACGAGACGGCGACGTCCGCGCCTACACTGCCGAGAAGatccgccgccaccgcaaGCAAGTCGACTCCGGCGAGGTTGAGCCCGAGCTCCCTGACGAGCCCACAAAGGAGGAAATCATCGCTGCTCACCGCAAGATCCGCGGGATTAAAGACTACGACGGTATCAAGGGCGACATCGTCATTGGCAGGCACACATGGAAGGAATACCTCAGAGGATTACACGAAGGCTGGCTCGGTCCCTTAACCGcccctccactccccatcccagAACCACTCCCCACAGCCGAATCCGACAGCGAGAAGTCAgaagaggacaagaagaaggaagaggaggaaaagaagaaagaggaggaatcCAAACCCAAGCGACCGCCTCAACCCCGTCCCTACAACACACCAGCCGAttacccctcctcccccctcccatcttcCATCCCCAATGAATTCTCCCCCGTCGCTCCGGTGAGGGAACCTCACCTGTTAGGCTTCCTCTCCACGCCAACCCGTCTGTACCGTTTCTTCAACCGCCGGCACCTCGCCGATGAAATCGGCCGTGATGTCGCCGCAGTCTGCCTGGCTCACTACCGCCATTTCTCTGAACAATCGGGAGAGGATCAGGAATacgagcaagaagaggtgTTGGCctttgaggagaaggactgGATCAAATCTCTCTGGAAAGAGGCTGGGGATGAACCTGAGCATGTCAAGGAGCGGGAAAAGGCTGGTATCACAGAGGTTGTCAGGGCCAGGCCTCTTGTTCTGGACCCTAGAATCGCCgagcggatgaggaggttcgAGTTGTCaaaggaggatgtggagagggtggccAAGATTGTGGTacctgaggaggagattgagggtTGGACAAAGGGGAAGTTTAGGCAGTTGTATCgatggggaaaggggaaggttatgggagaggaaaagaggagTAATGTTGAGGATGTGGACTAA
- a CDS encoding hypothetical protein (COG:B; EggNog:ENOG503P090), giving the protein MINRISEPSYISDLEPPRKKLRVRKGTKSCWECKRRKVRCIFSVETNSVCDACERRRSTCLSQEFPDVVTQHINGDTEGRLGRVESLVKNLARKIDSLNSAQRDTEDRTPDFQQPPLPSNLESEDNQQTAELRRTATELLEAWPDKSVLDQISELPLQTSLMELLFKVGGILSPNPSASSKPSLVDTMQKPPPGAHPVLIARRALLLGLLLQDVPASCVEPLENRATGYRDVMSRAVERAISMVASNDQLTDSIEGIECIMMESMYHDRAGNLRRSWSATRRAMTMAQLMGLHRGKQAKTCLNTLSSNTEANIDPEYLWSRIVQSDRYLSLMLGLPQGSSDNSFATPKVLEKCTPAEQLRRLHCVAAGYILQRNDINDISATQEIDDLLQKASAFMPPRWWLTPDFAPRTAEDDLEAPDKTLHLMSQAVHYHLLAQLHLPYLLRPASDLSCNYSKITAVTASREVITRFLTFRKGNPVSSYCHGIDFLAFIASTAMCIAHLDSHRQKVQRVLGFDALDFLAHQRQGDRGMLEATLEAMERMSVDGEDAIAKRIATLLRHLLFIESEAAAGEICSYRSQSEQQAEEAEELGCGGTTSDGDNILRIHIPYLGGIVIRRGSDMPEGLAYAFGEDGQPFELGSIESWGLQGVDTAFFDNFLRGAGESESAVFEQP; this is encoded by the coding sequence ATGATCAACAGAATCTCCGAACCATCGTATATCAGCGACCTCGAGCCCCCTAGAAAAAAGCTCAGAGTTCGAAAAGGCACAAAGAGCTGCTGGGAGTGCAAGCGCAGGAAGGTACGATGCATATTTTCGGTAGAAACAAACTCTGTTTGCGATGCATGTGAACGACGACGGTCAACATGCCTCAGCCAGGAGTTTCCTGATGTTGTTACACAGCACATCAATGGCGACACTGAGGGCCGTCTCGGTCGAGTCGAGTCTCTGGTCAAGAACCTGGCCAGAAAGATCGACTCCCTGAATAGTGCTCAAAGGGATACCGAGGACAGAACACCGGACTttcaacagccaccactTCCCAGCAATCTGGAGTCTGAAGACAATCAGCAGACAGCAGAGCTCAGAAGAACCGCAACTGAACTTCTGGAGGCATGGCCTGACAAGAGTGTCTTGGATCAGATATCAGAGCTTCCTCTCCAAACCTCGCTCATGGAGCTCCTGTTCAAAGTCGGTGGCATCTTGTCACCTAACCCCTCAGCGTCGAGCAAGCCGTCGTTGGTGGATACAATGCAAAAGCCGCCTCCTGGAGCACACCCGGTTCTAATAGCTCGCAGGGCTTTACTTCTGGGTCTGCTTCTCCAAGATGTACCAGCATCCTGTGTCGAACCGTTGGAAAACCGCGCCACTGGATACCGCGATGTAATGTCTCgagcggtggagagggccaTTAGCATGGTGGCAAGTAACGATCAGCTCACTGACTCAATAGAGGGCATCGAGTGCATCATGATGGAAAGCATGTACCACGACAGAGCTGGAAACCTACGAAGATCATGGAGTGCAACTCGCCGGGCTATGACGATGGCACAGTTGATGGGGCTTCACCGCGGCAAACAAGCGAAAACATGCCTCAACACATTGTCATCCAACACAGAGGCCAATATCGATCCTGAGTACCTCTGGTCCCGAATAGTGCAATCCGACCGCTACCTCTCGCTCATGCTTGGACTTCCACAGGGCTCATCTGACAACTCTTTCGCAACACCAAAAGTGTTGGAGAAATGCACCCCAGCCGAGCAATTGCGGAGGCTTCACTGCGTTGCCGCCGGATACATCCTACAGAGAAACGACATCAACGATATCTCCGCAACGCAGGAGATTGACGACCTGCTCCAAAAAGCATCAGCTTTTATGCCACCTCGGTGGTGGCTTACCCCTGACTTTGCGCCTCGCACTGCCGAGGACGATCTTGAGGCTCCGGACAAGACGCTTCATCTCATGAGCCAGGCAGTTCACTATCACCTCCTGGCACAGCTTCATCTTCCCTATTTGCTTAGACCCGCCTCCGACCTGAGCTGTAACTACAGCAAGATTACTGCCGTTACCGCAAGCCGAGAAGTCATCACGCGCTTCTTGACTTTTCGGAAAGGTAATCCAGTCAGCTCGTATTGCCATGGAATCGATTTTCTGGCTTTCATTGCCAGCACGGCAATGTGTATTGCCCACTTGGATTCACATAGACAAAAAGTTCAGCGAGTGCTGGGTTTTGATGCCTTGGACTTCCTAGCACATCAACGACAGGGTGATCGCGGTATGTTGGAGGCGACACTGGAAGCCATGGAGCGCATGTCTGTGGATGGTGAAGACGCTATAGCGAAGAGAATAGCGACTTTGTTGCGGCATCTACTCTTCATCGAGTCAGAAGCCGCTGCTGGAGAAATATGCAGCTATCGCTCGCAATCAGAACAGCAAGCTGAAGAGGCTGAAGAGCTGGGGTGTGGTGGAACGACAAGCGATGGTGACAACATCCTAAGAATTCATATTCCCTACTTGGGAGGGATAGTGATTCGACGAGGTTCCGACATGCCTGAAGGACTAGCATATGCGTTTGGAGAAGACGGCCAACCCTTTGAACTAGGTTCCATTGAGAGCTGGGGCTTGCAAGGCGTGGATACCGCATTCTTTGACAATTTTCTTCGAGGAGCGGGTGAGTCTGAATCTGCTGTGTTTGAACAGCCATAG
- the CBK1 gene encoding Serine/threonine-protein kinase (COG:T; EggNog:ENOG503NVS6) yields the protein MDNQGNRLYLNFGNNNNNNNTDRLAASDRTQYPTTPSTFPQPVFPTGPSGQAPTPQQAQQGYQQGYASNSYYNPNHNDPNAGLAHQFAHQNLGGAGRPQNYSARGPSPGQRPRTANSQGQQPGYGSYLNAPPMPSQNSGLEFAPAPERNPDKYGPNANNNQKKCSQLASDFFKDSVKRARERNQRQSEMEQKLNETTDPRRRESIWATGGRKEGQYLRFLRTKDKPENYNTIKIIGKGAFGEVKLVQKKSDGKVYAMKSLIKTEMFKKDQLAHVRAERDILAESDSPWVVKLYTTFQDANFLYMLMEFLPGGDLMTMLIKYEIFSEDITRFYIAEIVLAIEAVHKLGFIHRCVLFAGVVTAFGY from the exons ATGGATAACCAAGGTAACCGTCTCTACCTGAACTTCGGgaacaataacaacaacaacaacaccgatCGCCTCGCCGCCTCCGATCGCACGCAGtatcccaccactccctccaccttcccccaGCCCGTCTTCCCAACCGGCCCCTCTGGTCAGGCGCCGACCCcccagcaagcccagcaaGGTTACCAGCAAGGCTATGCTTCCAACAGCTACTACAATCCTAACCA TAACGATCCCAACGCTGGACTGGCCCATCAATTTGCCCACCAGAACCTAGGCGGTGCCGGCAGACCCCAGAACTACAGTGCCCGTGGTCCTTCTCCAGGACAGCGCCCCCGTACGGCTAACAGCCAGGGCCAGCAGCCTGGCTACGGCAGCTACTTGAACGCGCCCCCGATGCCTTCGCAGAACTCTGGGCTTGAGTTTGCCCCCGCCCCCGAGCGGAACCCGGACAAATACGGCCCCAatgccaacaacaaccagaagAAGTGCTCCCAATTGGCCTCGGATTTCTTCAAGGACAGTGTCAAGCGGGCTCGTGAGCGGAACCAAAG ACAAAGCGAGATGGAACAGAAGCTGAACGAGACCACGGATCCCCGCCGCCGGGAATCCATATGGGCGACTGGAGGCAGAAAGGAGGGCCAGTACCTCCGCTTCCTCCGAACCAAGGACAAGCCCGAGAACTataacaccatcaagattATCGGCAAGGGTGCTTTCGGTGAGGTGAAGCTGGTTCAGAAGAAGTCGGACGGCAAGGTTTATGCCATGAAGAGCTTGATCAAGACGGAAATGTTCAAGAAGGACCAGCTTGCGCACGTTCGCGCCGAGCGTGATATTCTTGCCGAATCAGACAGTCCCTGGGTCGTCAAGCTCTACACGACCTTTCAAGATGCCAACTTCCTCTACATGCTCATGGAGTTCTTGCCCGGTGGCGATCTCATGACCATGTTGATCAAGTACGAAATCTTTTCCGAGGATATCACACGGTTCTACATTGCCGAGATTGTGTTGGCTATTGAGGCTGTCCATAAGTTGGGCTTCATTCACAGGTGTGTTCTTTTTGCTGGAGTCGTAACGGCGTTTGGATACTGA